From the Theobroma cacao cultivar B97-61/B2 chromosome 2, Criollo_cocoa_genome_V2, whole genome shotgun sequence genome, one window contains:
- the LOC18608573 gene encoding zinc finger protein CONSTANS-LIKE 3 gives MKSCELCKLAARTYCESDQASLCWNCDAKVHGANFLVARHVRCLLCHTCQSVTPWRAAGAKLGHTVSVCERCVNGGDREESEAENDDEDDDDDDDEEEEEVDSDDDVSVDDDVEEDGDNQVVPWSTVVITPPPSSSSSSSDDSSGGEREVSESTNLFSLKRLRENASDLLSQDDPDPSPSKRKYSYRTVWGTLCRPDDDAVSVDSVRLLKDQPIQPDGSLQFQADSSPRGAASTESLGKLGPDKIQ, from the exons ATGAAGAGCTGTGAGCTCTGCAAGTTGGCGGCAAGAACGTATTGTGAATCGGACCAGGCGAGCTTGTGCTGGAACTGCGACGCTAAAGTTCACGGAGCCAACTTCCTCGTGGCGAGACACGTGAGGTGTCTTCTCTGTCACACGTGCCAGTCTGTTACTCCGTGGAGGGCCGCTGGTGCCAAGCTTGGTCACACGGTCTCCGTCTGCGAGAGGTGCGTCAACGGCGGTGATCGAGAAGAGAGCGAAGCAGAAAATGACGACGAAGACGACGATgacgatgatgatgaagaagaagaagaagttgatTCTGACGATGACGTGTcagttgatgatgatgtggaGGAGGACGGGGATAATCAGGTGGTGCCGTGGTCCACAGTAGTAATTACGCCTCCACCGAGTTCCAGTTCATCTAGTAGCGATGATTCTTCTGGTGGTGAAAGAGAGGTCTCTGAATCAACAAATTTGTTTTCGTTGAAAAGATTGAGAGAAAATGCTTCAGATCTTCTCTCTCAG GACGATCCGGATCCTTCACCTTCTAAACGAAAGTACAGTTATCGTACTGTTTGGGGGACTCTGTGCAGACCAGATGACGACGCCGTTTCTGTTGACTCTGTGAGGCTGTTGAAAGACCAACCGATCCAACCGGATGGTTCACTTCAGTTTCAGGCCGATTCGAGTCCGAGAGGCGCGGCGAGTACGGAGTCTTTAGGAAAATTAGGGCCTGATAAAATCCAGTAA
- the LOC18608575 gene encoding frataxin, mitochondrial isoform X2 → MASRLPLLRRISKLLRPLPSSPVRSSRALLLLGSSRPSHSPWSFASSRRFCSDPLNLPHDSQGAAAIDYRSVLQEDEFHRIANSTIHDLQEKLEEYGDIVQIDGFDVDYGNEVLTLKLGALGTYVLNKQTPNRQIWLSSPVSGPSRFDWDFNAQAWVYRRTKANLLKLLESELEKLCGEPVNIS, encoded by the exons ATGGCTTCCAGGTTGCCCCTTCTCAGAAGAATCTCTAAACTTCTCAGACCTCTGCCTTCCTCGCCTGTCCGCTCCTCCCGTGCTCTGCTTCTTCTAGGGTCTTCGAGACCTAGCCACTCTCCTTGGTCCTTCGCCTCATCTCGACGCTTCTGCTCTGACCCTCTCAATCTCCCCCATGATTCTCAGGGAGCCGCCGCCATTGATTACCG TTCGGTTCTGCAGGAGGATGAATTTCATAGAATAGCTAATTCGACGATCCATGACCTCCAGGAAAAATTGGAG GAATATGGTGATATTGTTCAAATTGATGGTTTCGATGTGGACTACGGG AATGAGGTATTGACACTAAAACTTGGGGCTTTGGGCACCTATGTGTTGAATAAACAGACCCCTAATCGACAAATTTGGTTATCGTCACCAGTAAG TGGTCCGTCCAGATTTGATTGGGATTTTAATGCTCAAGCGTGGGTTTATCGACGAACTAAAGCAAATTTATTGAAACTTTTGGAAAGTGAGTTGGAGAAATTGTGTGGTGAGCCAGTCAATATTTCGTAA
- the LOC18608575 gene encoding frataxin, mitochondrial isoform X1: MASRLPLLRRISKLLRPLPSSPVRSSRALLLLGSSRPSHSPWSFASSRRFCSDPLNLPHDSQGAAAIDYRSVLQEDEFHRIANSTIHDLQEKLEEYGDIVQIDGFDVDYGNEVLTLKLGALGTYVLNKQTPNRQIWLSSPVSGHKAGKSLNLHMSIVSLNKKLGYEYEGIMFPLFEEKEKCVTIISIASSIKLT, encoded by the exons ATGGCTTCCAGGTTGCCCCTTCTCAGAAGAATCTCTAAACTTCTCAGACCTCTGCCTTCCTCGCCTGTCCGCTCCTCCCGTGCTCTGCTTCTTCTAGGGTCTTCGAGACCTAGCCACTCTCCTTGGTCCTTCGCCTCATCTCGACGCTTCTGCTCTGACCCTCTCAATCTCCCCCATGATTCTCAGGGAGCCGCCGCCATTGATTACCG TTCGGTTCTGCAGGAGGATGAATTTCATAGAATAGCTAATTCGACGATCCATGACCTCCAGGAAAAATTGGAG GAATATGGTGATATTGTTCAAATTGATGGTTTCGATGTGGACTACGGG AATGAGGTATTGACACTAAAACTTGGGGCTTTGGGCACCTATGTGTTGAATAAACAGACCCCTAATCGACAAATTTGGTTATCGTCACCAGTAAG TGGCCACAAGGCAGGAAAAAGTTTGAACCTTCACATGTCCATCGTTtctctaaataaaaaattagggTACGAATACGAGGGAATCATGTTCCCCctatttgaagaaaaagagaaatgtGTTACCATCATCAGCATTGCCTCTTCCATTAAACTTACATAG
- the LOC18608576 gene encoding uncharacterized protein LOC18608576: MVRFSCFNAHIQKPKKTVQSSVEAMHKTLEDSSRVQAPKDFNKATVMDSFLPTAEPIAEIHESVKPIMNSSSVCHRWKSEEIKHEIDLDTDTRVHQKWHHLKKSRSLGSRLCLEGRVPGKIDTDDETDQGFSSDSHDHGLVEADGSKHTVVSQKALCSESAQVSSNHVNNELVFSMGDPQHSEKDGHDNSDLRLSGEGANGSGDRTPNNAPVIVKSCSMPNIVASVLTPGGHSPFKYLTRRPRSFEDVHVLNMGRKEITIYEVDTEVMREQGRDAITDKNQKNNFENSYYDGYDSYSYSASAKDWILPVSDEVNPVKILQEDLPVSDWNELTGKDFKIKRIEEWVNDLEHCSPLEETYELYHPNDHVKEEPVVSNGSTAAKADVKVTPGMETAKRYISSLSASAATAQLANHGLVVIPFLSAFVSLKVLNLSGNAIARITAGALPRGLHMLNLSKNNISTIEGLRELTRLRVLDLSYNRIFRIGHGLASCSSLKELYLAGNKISEVEGLHRLLKLTVLDLRFNKISTAKCLGQLAANYNSLQAISLEGNPAQKNVGDEHLKKHLQGLLPHLVYFNRQAIKVSTLKDAAERSVRLGISAHQFDRGLRSEHKATRKSNHGSATHRPSSSSTHGHKSQATVSPRQSRGRHGRLPASGTKATNNHRNHYFDLSSKLLNFRSELSMRRTRSEGTLGPL; this comes from the exons ATGGTTAGGTTTTCATGCTTCAATGCTCACATCCAGAAACCAAAG AAAACAGTCCAGTCATCTGTTGAAGCAATGCATAAGACTTTAGAAGATTCTTCGAGAGTTCAAGCCCCTAAGGATTTCAATAAAGCTACAGTCATGGACTCATTCTTGCCCACGGCAGAACCAATTGCTGAGATTCATGAAAGTGTCAAACCTATCATGAATTCTTCTTCTGTTTGCCATAGGTGGAAATCGGAGGAAATAAAACACGAAATTGATCTTGATACTGATACCAGGGTCCATCAGAAATGGCACCATCTTAAGAAGAGTCGGTCCCTAGGAAGTAGACTGTGCCTGGAAGGAAGGGTTCCTGGAAAAATTGATACAGACGATGAGACTGATCAAGGATTTTCTTCTGATTCCCATGACCATGGGTTGGTTGAAGCAGATGGCAGCAAACATACAGTAGTGAGCCAAAAAGCTCTGTGCTCAGAATCTGCTCAAGTAAGTTCTAACCATGTCAATAATGAACTGGTTTTCTCTATGGGAGACCCTCAGCATTCAGAAAAGGACGGCCATGATAATTCTGATTTACGTTTGTCTGGTGAGGGTGCGAATGGCTCTGGTGACCGTACGCCTAATAATGCACCTGTGATTGTAAAATCATGTTCTATGCCAAACATTGTTGCATCTGTACTCACTCCTGGAGGACATTCTCCTTTTAAATATCTAACACGCCGTCCAAGATCTTTTGAGGATGTACATGTTCTCAACATGGGAAGGAAGGAGATTACAATTTATGAGGTTGATACAGAGGTGATGCGAGAACAAGGAAGAGATGCTATCACAGataaaaatcagaaaaataaCTTTGAAAATTCTTACTATGATGGATATGATTCTTATAGTTATTCTGCTTCAGCAAAGGACTGGATACTGCCAGTTTCAGATGAGGTAAACCCGGTGAAAATCCTGCAAGAAGATTTGCCAGTTTCGGATTGGAATGAATTGACTGGTAAGGATTTTAAGATTAAGCGAATTGAGGAATGGGTTAATGATCTTGAACACTGCAGCCCGTTGGAAGAAACATATGAATTATACCATCCGAATGATCATGTGAAGGAGGAACCTGTTGTCTCAAATGGTTCTACTGCTGCAAAGGCGGATGTTAAGGTGACTCCTGGCATGGAAACTGCAAAAAGATATATATCCTCTTTGAGTGCCTCAGCAGCCACAGCTCAGCTGGCAAACCATGGTTTGGTTGTTATACCATTTCTCAGTGCATTTGTGAGCTTGAAGGTGCTTAATCTGTCAGGAAATGCAATAG CAAGGATCACTGCCGGTGCTCTTCCTCGAGGTCTTCACATGTTGAATCTGTCAAAGAATAATATATCCACCATTGAGGGTTTACGTGAACTTACTCGACTTCGCGTGCTGGACCTGAGCTACAACCGAATATTTAGAATTGGTCATG GTTTGGCTTCTTGTTCCTCTCTTAAGGAGTTATACTTGGCTGGAAACAAGATAAGTGAGGTAGAAGGCCTTCATCGCCTCTTAAAATTGACTGTGTTGGATCTGCGTTTCAACAAAATCTCTACTGCCAAATGTCTAGGCCAACTTGCAGCAAACTATAACTCTTTGCAAGCCATCAGCTTGGAAGGTAACCCAGCACAGAAGAACGTTGGAGATGAACATCTGAAGAAACATTTGCAAGGCCTTCTTCCACATTTGGTTTACTTTAATCGGCAGGCTATTAAAGTCAGCACATTGAAGGATGCTGCAGAACGTTCAGTTCGGCTAGGCATCAGTGCCCATCAATTTGATCGTGGACTTAGATCAGAGCACAAAGCTACAAGGAAGAGTAACCATGGCAGTGCTACCCATCGGCCATCCTCTTCATCAACTCATGGTCATAAAAGTCAAGCCACAGTTTCCCCAAGACAGTCCAGAGGCAGGCATGGTCGCCTGCCTGCTAGCGGAACAAAAGCAACAAACAATCATCGAAATCACTATTTCGACCTCAGTAGCAAACTTCTGAATTTTAGATCGGAGCTTTCCATGCGAAGGACCCGAAGTGAGGGAACTCTGGGCCCTCTGTGA
- the LOC18608577 gene encoding universal stress protein PHOS34 isoform X1, with product MNPTQLHQSEPDLPLPHLASLRIQPTSPRVPSNATPTAGSQRRIAIAVDLSDESAYAVRWAVQNYLRPGDAVILLHVRPTSVLYGADWGSIQLQITPNATTNHENATAITSGHPDEESQQKLENDFDIFTTTKANTLAQPLVDAQIPFKIHIVKDHDMKERLCLEVERLGLSAVIMGSRGFGAARRTSKGRLGSVSDYCVHHCICPVVVVRFPEEEESEIGGAEKVMKKKMVGEDVELQPVPEEELEYHDAEEEHRARDERQSKNMKTCWWQRSLRILCGDGFECFVYMDSNRTLGFSLTCVPFS from the exons ATGAATCCCACACAACTTCACCAATCGGAACCGGACCTTCCGCTTCCACATCTGGCTTCACTCCGTATCCAACCGACATCCCCACGTGTCCCGTCGAACGCCACCCCAACTGCCGGTTCCCAGCGTCGCATCGCCATCGCCGTCGACTTAAGCGACGAGAGTGCTTACGCCGTTCGGTGGGCCGTTCAGAACTACCTTCGTCCCGGAGACGCCGTCATACTCCTCCACGTTCGTCCAACCTCCGTCCTTTACGGAGCCGACTGGGGCTCTAtccaactccaaatcaccCCTAACGCCACTACTAATCACGAAAATGCCACCGCCATCACCTCCGGCCACCCCGATGAAGAGTCGCAGCAGAAGCTCGAGAACGATTTCGACATTTTCACGACAACGAAAGCGAACACGCTGGCGCAGCCGTTAGTGGATGCTCAGATTCCGTTTAAAATCCACATAGTGAAAGACCATGACATGAAAGAAAGATTGTGTTTGGAAGTGGAGAGGTTAGGGCTGAGTGCGGTCATCATGGGGAGCAGAGGATTTGGTGCGGCTAGAAGGACTAGCAAAGGAAGGCTTGGAAGTGTCAGTGATTATTGCGTCCACCACTGCATTTGTCCGGTGGTGGTGGTCCGATTTCCGGAAGAGGAGGAGAGCGAAATAGGCGGCGCCGAGAAGGtgatgaaaaagaagatgGTTGGAGAAGATGTGGAGCTGCAGCCGGTACCGGAAGAGGAACTTGAGTATCATGATGCGGAAGAGGAGCACAGAG CAAGGGATGAAAGGCAATCCAAAAATATGAAGACTTGTTGGTGGCAAAGAAGCTTGAGAATATTGTGTGGTGATGGATTCGAATGCTTTGTATATATGGATAGTAATAGGACTCTTGGTTTTTCTCTTACGTGTGTACCCTTCAGTTAA
- the LOC18608577 gene encoding universal stress protein PHOS34 isoform X2 yields MNPTQLHQSEPDLPLPHLASLRIQPTSPRVPSNATPTAGSQRRIAIAVDLSDESAYAVRWAVQNYLRPGDAVILLHVRPTSVLYGADWGSIQLQITPNATTNHENATAITSGHPDEESQQKLENDFDIFTTTKANTLAQPLVDAQIPFKIHIVKDHDMKERLCLEVERLGLSAVIMGSRGFGAARRTSKGRLGSVSDYCVHHCICPVVVVRFPEEEESEIGGAEKVMKKKMVGEDVELQPVPEEELEYHDAEEEHRDA; encoded by the exons ATGAATCCCACACAACTTCACCAATCGGAACCGGACCTTCCGCTTCCACATCTGGCTTCACTCCGTATCCAACCGACATCCCCACGTGTCCCGTCGAACGCCACCCCAACTGCCGGTTCCCAGCGTCGCATCGCCATCGCCGTCGACTTAAGCGACGAGAGTGCTTACGCCGTTCGGTGGGCCGTTCAGAACTACCTTCGTCCCGGAGACGCCGTCATACTCCTCCACGTTCGTCCAACCTCCGTCCTTTACGGAGCCGACTGGGGCTCTAtccaactccaaatcaccCCTAACGCCACTACTAATCACGAAAATGCCACCGCCATCACCTCCGGCCACCCCGATGAAGAGTCGCAGCAGAAGCTCGAGAACGATTTCGACATTTTCACGACAACGAAAGCGAACACGCTGGCGCAGCCGTTAGTGGATGCTCAGATTCCGTTTAAAATCCACATAGTGAAAGACCATGACATGAAAGAAAGATTGTGTTTGGAAGTGGAGAGGTTAGGGCTGAGTGCGGTCATCATGGGGAGCAGAGGATTTGGTGCGGCTAGAAGGACTAGCAAAGGAAGGCTTGGAAGTGTCAGTGATTATTGCGTCCACCACTGCATTTGTCCGGTGGTGGTGGTCCGATTTCCGGAAGAGGAGGAGAGCGAAATAGGCGGCGCCGAGAAGGtgatgaaaaagaagatgGTTGGAGAAGATGTGGAGCTGCAGCCGGTACCGGAAGAGGAACTTGAGTATCATGATGCGGAAGAGGAGCACAGAG ATGCATAA
- the LOC108660784 gene encoding uncharacterized protein LOC108660784 isoform X1 yields the protein MVSKNKNLKIKGLKDMEHQLEARISTLERNQEEFRHDLREMKGQIAKLMEMVECLNRTNGIHPQEFQSLQTEPRLKQPLKEGQFVLDRTNISLSDPNKDQGLKKVIKGMDEFNMQMIELKSSISKMGPLSPAPPLNSGLPPSTYFQPTTFRPTFQPMNIGLRPSFHPCPSTFQSPSQQAPRAQLFTQSSITLAPSLCVIQKQSKKKQPKQLDLIPISYGELFRQLVQDHLVAAMPIEPLKPPYPKWYNPNARCDYHGGIMRHSIEDYTAFKHKVQALIDVKWFDPAKMVGQGDKVSK from the exons ATGgtgtccaaaaataaaaatctcaaaataaaag GGTTGAAGGATATGGAACATCAATTGGAAGCAAGGATAAGCACACTAGAGCGCAATCAAGAGGAGTTCAGACATGATCTTCGAGAGATGAAAGGACAGATTGCCAAATTGATGGAAATGGTTGAATGTCTCAACAGAACCAATGGGATTCACCCTCAAGAATTCCAATCGCTTCAAACTGAACCACGCCTCAAGCAACCATTGAAGGAAGGCCAATTTGTCCTTGATAGGACCAATATTTCGCTTAGTGACCCAAATAAAGATCAAGGTTtgaaaaaagttataaaagGGATGGATGAGTTCAATATGCAGATGATTGAATTGAAGAGCTCAATATCCAAGATGGGACCTCTAAGCCCTGCACCACCTTTAAACAGTGGTTTGCCACCAAGCACATACTTCCAACCTACCACTTTTCGACCAACTTTTCAACCCATGAACATTGGTCTACGTCCAAGTTTTCACCCTTGCCCAAGCACCTTTCAATCACCTTCTCAACAGGCTCCTCGAGCCCAACTGTTCACACAATCATCTATCACCCTTGCTCCTAGCCTATGTGTTATCCAAAAGCAATCTAAAAAGAAACAACCTAAACAATTGGATCTCATTCCCATTTCTTATGGAGAACTTTTTCGCCAATTGGTTCAGGATCACCTTGTTGCTGCTATGCCTATAGAAcccttgaaacctccatatCCAAAGTGGTACAATCCAAATGCAAGATGCGATTATCATGGTGGAATCATGAGACATTCCATTGAAGATTATACTGCATTCAAGCATAAGGTACAAGCATTGATAGATGTAAAGTGGTTTGATCCAGCAAAGATGGTCGGACAGGGTGATAAGGTATCCAAATAG
- the LOC108660784 gene encoding uncharacterized protein LOC108660784 isoform X2 — protein MEHQLEARISTLERNQEEFRHDLREMKGQIAKLMEMVECLNRTNGIHPQEFQSLQTEPRLKQPLKEGQFVLDRTNISLSDPNKDQGLKKVIKGMDEFNMQMIELKSSISKMGPLSPAPPLNSGLPPSTYFQPTTFRPTFQPMNIGLRPSFHPCPSTFQSPSQQAPRAQLFTQSSITLAPSLCVIQKQSKKKQPKQLDLIPISYGELFRQLVQDHLVAAMPIEPLKPPYPKWYNPNARCDYHGGIMRHSIEDYTAFKHKVQALIDVKWFDPAKMVGQGDKVSK, from the coding sequence ATGGAACATCAATTGGAAGCAAGGATAAGCACACTAGAGCGCAATCAAGAGGAGTTCAGACATGATCTTCGAGAGATGAAAGGACAGATTGCCAAATTGATGGAAATGGTTGAATGTCTCAACAGAACCAATGGGATTCACCCTCAAGAATTCCAATCGCTTCAAACTGAACCACGCCTCAAGCAACCATTGAAGGAAGGCCAATTTGTCCTTGATAGGACCAATATTTCGCTTAGTGACCCAAATAAAGATCAAGGTTtgaaaaaagttataaaagGGATGGATGAGTTCAATATGCAGATGATTGAATTGAAGAGCTCAATATCCAAGATGGGACCTCTAAGCCCTGCACCACCTTTAAACAGTGGTTTGCCACCAAGCACATACTTCCAACCTACCACTTTTCGACCAACTTTTCAACCCATGAACATTGGTCTACGTCCAAGTTTTCACCCTTGCCCAAGCACCTTTCAATCACCTTCTCAACAGGCTCCTCGAGCCCAACTGTTCACACAATCATCTATCACCCTTGCTCCTAGCCTATGTGTTATCCAAAAGCAATCTAAAAAGAAACAACCTAAACAATTGGATCTCATTCCCATTTCTTATGGAGAACTTTTTCGCCAATTGGTTCAGGATCACCTTGTTGCTGCTATGCCTATAGAAcccttgaaacctccatatCCAAAGTGGTACAATCCAAATGCAAGATGCGATTATCATGGTGGAATCATGAGACATTCCATTGAAGATTATACTGCATTCAAGCATAAGGTACAAGCATTGATAGATGTAAAGTGGTTTGATCCAGCAAAGATGGTCGGACAGGGTGATAAGGTATCCAAATAG